A region of Solanum dulcamara chromosome 7, daSolDulc1.2, whole genome shotgun sequence DNA encodes the following proteins:
- the LOC129896590 gene encoding HVA22-like protein k has product MAGMAVFASNLSSEIGLKLLLSPLNTNVIVRTACCSVGIVLPVYSTFKAIEMGSQNEKHKWLLYWAAYGSFSIVEAFTDKFLYWFPLYYHVKLAFLVWLQLPSAEGAKQLYTNHLRPFLMRHQARLDHILELIHGELAKFISTHQAEIQFAKVLLGKTLLSVGSILQQPAQGRVVGTIEGPAEQVETSESEDES; this is encoded by the exons ATGGCAGGAATGGCTGTGTTTGCCTCAAATCTCTCGAGCGAG ATTGGGTTAAAATTGCTTCTTAGCCCGCTTAATACTAATGTAATTGTCCGCACTGCATG CTGTTCTGTAGGGATTGTTTTGCCTGTTTATTCTACCTTCAAAGCAATTGAGATGGGGAGTCAAAATGAGAAACATAAATGGCTTCTGTACTGGGCAG CATATGGATCTTTCAGTATCGTTGAAGCATTCACAGATAAATTTCTCTACTG GTTCCCACTATACTATCATGTGAAGCTCGCATTTCTTGTTTGGCTTCAACTTCCATCTGCTGAG GGTGCTAAGCAATTGTACACGAACCATCTGCGCCCTTTCCTCATGAGACATCAAGCAAGGCTGGATCATATTTTGGAGTTAATTCATGGAGAATTG GCTAAATTTATTAGCACTCACCAAGCAGAAATCCAGTTTGCAAAGGTTCTTCTTGGCAAAACTTTACTATCAG ttggaagcattcttcaacaacccGCGCAAGGACGAGTTGTTGGTACAATTGAAGGGCCAGCAGAGCAAGTAGAGACTTCAGAGTCAGAAGATGAATCGTGA
- the LOC129895478 gene encoding elongator complex protein 3, which translates to MAAAAVAETRKLPRPGRGGVVSLGLTEEEARVRAITEIVNNMVELSRKGKDVDLNALKSAACRKYGLSRAPKLVEMIAALPDSERETLLPKLRAKPVRTASGIAVVAVMSKPHRCPHIATTGNICVYCPGGPDSDFEYSTQSYTGYEPTSMRAIRARYNPYVQARSRIDQLKRLGHSVDKVEFILMGGTFMSLPADYRDYFTRNLHDALSGHTSANVEEAVAYSEHGATKCIGMTIETRPDYCLGPHLRQMLSYGCTRLEIGVQSTYEDVARDTNRGHTVAAVADCFCLAKDAGFKVVAHMMPDLPNVGVERDLESFKEFFESPSFRTDGLKIYPTLVIRGTGLYELWKTGRYRNYPPEQLVDIVARILSMVPPWTRVYRVQRDIPMPLVTSGVEKGNLRELALARMDDLGLKCRDVRTREAGIQDIHNKIRPEEVELVRRDYTANEGWETFLSYEDTRQDILVGLLRLRKCGRNVTCPELTGRCSIVRELHVYGTAVPVHGRDTDKLQHQGYGTLLMEEAERIAQREHRSTKIAVISGVGTRHYYRKLGYELEGPYMVKSLV; encoded by the exons ATGGCGGCGGCGGCGGTAGCAGAGACCCGAAAGCTCCCGCGGCCGGGAAGGGGCGGAGTTGTGTCCCTCGGTCTGACGGAGGAAGAAGCTAGAGTTCGTGCTATAACGGAGATCGTCAACAACATGGTGGAACTCTCACGGAAAGGCAAGGATGTAGACCTAAATGCGCTAAAGTCAGCAGCGTGCCGCAAATACGGGCTCTCTCGGGCTCCTAAGTTGGTAGAGATGATCGCTGCTTTGCCTGACTCTGAGCGTGAAACACTGCTTCCCAAACTCCGAGCCAAGCCCGTCCGTACAGCCTCGGGCATAGCTGTTGTTGCTGTAATGTCTAAGCCTCATCGTTGTCCTCATATAGCTACTACCGGAAATATTTGTGTCTATTGCCCTGGCGGCCCAGATTCTGATTTTGAGTATAGTACCCAGTCATACACGGGATATGAGCCTACTAGTATGCGAGCTATTCGAGCTAG ATACAACCCTTATGTACAAGCTCGAAGCCGCATTGATCAACTTAAGAGATTGGGTCACAGTGTTGATAAG GTTGAATTCATCTTGATGGGAGGTACATTCATGTCATTGCCTGCAGACTATCGTGATTACTTCACACGGAATCTTCATGATGCTTTATCCGGACATACTTCTGCCAATGTTGAAGAGGCTGTTGCATACTCCGAACATGGGGCGACAAAGTGCATTGGGATGACAATTGAAAC GAGGCCAGACTACTGCCTTGGACCTCATCTGAGACAGATGCTTTCTTACGGTTGTACACGGCTAGAAATTGGAGTCCAGAGTACATATGAGGATGTTGCCCGTGACACCAATAGAGGCCACACTGTAGCAGCTGTGGCTGATTGCTTTTGTTTGGCAAAGGATGCTGGCTTCAAG GTGGTTGCTCATATGATGCCTGACCTTCCAAACGTTGGCGTTGAAAGAGACTTGGAGAGTTTCAAGGAATTCTTTGAGAGTCCTTCATTTAGGACAGATGGGCTTAAAATCTATCCTACACTTGTTATTCGTGGCACGGGACTTTATGAACTGTGGAAAACTGGGAG GTATAGAAATTATCCACCAGAGCAACTTGTAGACATTGTAGCTAGGATACTTTCTATGGTGCCACCTTGGACACGCGTTTACAGGGTCCAACGTGATATCCCTATGCCTTTAGTGACTTCTGGAGTTGAGAAAGGGAATCTCCGAGAATTAGCTTTAGCTCGAATGGATGATCTTGGCTTGAAATGCCGAGATGTCCGAACACGCGAAGCTGGTATCCag GACATTCACAACAAGATAAGGCCTGAAGAAGTTGAGCTTGTTCGCCGTGATTATACAGCAAATGAAGGATGGGAGACCTTTCTTTCATACGAAGATACACGTCAG GATATTCTTGTTGGATTGCTACGGCTGCGGAAGTGTGGACGAAATGTGACTTGCCCAGAACTCACGGGGAGGTGTTCAATTGTTCGTGAGCTTCATGTTTATGGGACCGCAGTTCCTGTTCATGGTCGAGACACAGATAAACTGCAGCACCAGGGTTATGGTACTCTGCTGATGGAGGAGGCCGAGCGGATCGCTCAGAGGGAGCATAGGTCGACCAAAATCGCTGTTATCTCGGGCGTAGGGACCCGGCATTACTACAGAAAGCTAGGCTATGAGCTTGAAGGTCCTTATATGGTAAAAAGCCTTGTGTAG